A section of the Microbacterium sp. MM2322 genome encodes:
- the tsaD gene encoding tRNA (adenosine(37)-N6)-threonylcarbamoyltransferase complex transferase subunit TsaD: MAHEPLAHEPLAHEPLVLGIETSCDETGIGIVRGRTLLSNTIASSMDEHSRYGGVVPEVAARAHLEALQPAIEAALAEAQVTLADIDAVAVTSGPGLAGALMVGVGAAKALAVSLDKPLFAVNHLVGHIAADILTGDEVEYPTVALLVSGGHTSLLLVRDLVSDVELLGETMDDAAGEAFDKIARILGLPYPGGPEIDRAAATGDPSAIRFPRGMSRASDMAEHRYDFSFSGLKTAVARWVEQHEATGEPLSVPDVAASFREAVVDVLVTKALDACARHGVPRLLLGGGVIANKRLRDVALERAEAAGVAVRIPPLSLCTDNGAMIAALASELITSGRPASTLAFGADSTLPVTTIQVAASS; encoded by the coding sequence ATGGCGCACGAACCCCTGGCACACGAACCCCTGGCACACGAACCATTGGTGCTCGGCATCGAGACGAGCTGCGACGAGACCGGTATCGGCATCGTCCGCGGGCGGACGCTCCTGTCCAACACGATCGCCAGCTCCATGGACGAGCACTCCCGCTATGGCGGCGTCGTGCCCGAGGTGGCGGCCCGCGCCCACCTCGAGGCGCTGCAGCCCGCCATCGAGGCGGCGCTCGCCGAGGCGCAGGTCACCCTCGCCGACATCGACGCGGTCGCCGTCACGAGCGGACCCGGTCTCGCCGGCGCCCTGATGGTCGGCGTCGGTGCCGCGAAGGCGCTCGCCGTCAGCCTCGACAAGCCGCTCTTCGCCGTGAACCACCTCGTCGGTCACATCGCCGCCGACATCCTCACCGGCGACGAGGTCGAGTACCCGACCGTCGCTCTCCTCGTCAGCGGCGGGCACACGTCGCTCCTCCTCGTCCGCGATCTCGTCTCCGACGTCGAGCTCCTCGGCGAGACGATGGATGACGCCGCCGGCGAAGCCTTCGACAAGATCGCCCGCATCCTCGGACTGCCCTACCCCGGCGGTCCTGAGATCGACCGTGCCGCCGCGACCGGCGATCCGAGCGCGATCCGCTTTCCGCGAGGGATGTCGCGTGCCTCGGACATGGCGGAGCACCGTTACGACTTCTCGTTCTCGGGCCTCAAGACCGCGGTCGCCCGGTGGGTCGAGCAGCACGAGGCGACGGGGGAGCCCCTGTCGGTGCCCGACGTCGCGGCATCCTTCCGCGAAGCGGTCGTCGATGTGCTCGTCACCAAGGCCCTCGACGCGTGTGCGCGTCACGGCGTTCCCCGGCTGCTCCTCGGCGGCGGCGTGATCGCGAACAAGCGCCTCCGTGACGTCGCGCTCGAGCGAGCCGAGGCCGCCGGCGTCGCCGTCCGTATCCCGCCGCTGTCGCTCTGCACCGACAACGGCGCGATGATCGCCGCGCTCGCGTCGGAGCTCATCACGAGCGGACGTCCCGCCTCGACGCTCGCCTTCGGCGCGGACTCCACTCTGCCGGTCACGACGATCCAGGTGGCGGCGTCCTCATGA
- the rimI gene encoding ribosomal protein S18-alanine N-acetyltransferase — protein MTLRTATSADLDDIMRLERASFPTDAWSEALMAGELASPHGRYVVDVEAGRLVGYGGVRAVEGAADADIQTIAIAEDARGHGRGRALLRELLATARSRGAREMFLEVRADNPGATALYVSEGFAEVGRRPRYYQPDDVDAIVMQLNLVAWEARVTAAPTAEKGWC, from the coding sequence GTGACCCTCCGCACCGCGACATCCGCCGACCTCGACGACATCATGCGTCTCGAGCGCGCGTCCTTCCCCACCGACGCCTGGAGCGAAGCGCTCATGGCGGGCGAACTCGCCTCACCCCACGGCCGCTACGTCGTCGATGTCGAGGCCGGTCGCCTCGTCGGCTACGGCGGCGTCCGTGCCGTCGAGGGCGCAGCGGATGCCGACATCCAGACCATCGCGATCGCCGAGGATGCCCGGGGCCACGGCCGCGGGCGCGCACTGCTGCGGGAACTCCTCGCGACAGCGCGCTCCCGCGGCGCCCGGGAGATGTTCCTCGAGGTGCGTGCCGACAACCCCGGTGCCACGGCGCTGTACGTGTCGGAGGGCTTCGCCGAGGTCGGCCGTCGCCCCCGGTACTACCAGCCCGACGACGTCGACGCGATCGTCATGCAGCTGAACCTCGTCGCCTGGGAAGCGCGCGTCACGGCCGCCCCGACAGCCGAGAAGGGCTGGTGCTGA
- the tsaB gene encoding tRNA (adenosine(37)-N6)-threonylcarbamoyltransferase complex dimerization subunit type 1 TsaB, with translation MILGIDTSLGTAVAVTDADGAVRAEAASADPLGHAEIIGSLLQTVLTDAAHGPIGATGAPEPVTLTHVAAGMGPGPFTGLRVGIAAARAFALGRGIPVVPVRSHDAAALAVLLADPFADVPRFAVVTDARRREFAFTVYEGIDDDGLPVRVTEESLVKRDDIDAALAEHGAERRDTTAIPGAMVALVAARAVAAARIEDIGEPLYLRAPDVTMPGPRKKVGQ, from the coding sequence GTGATCCTCGGCATCGACACCTCCCTCGGCACGGCCGTCGCCGTGACCGACGCCGACGGTGCGGTGCGAGCAGAGGCCGCCAGCGCGGACCCGCTCGGTCACGCCGAGATCATCGGGTCGCTCCTGCAGACGGTGTTGACGGATGCCGCGCACGGCCCGATCGGTGCGACCGGCGCCCCCGAACCCGTCACCCTGACCCACGTCGCTGCGGGCATGGGCCCCGGCCCGTTCACGGGGTTGCGGGTCGGCATCGCGGCGGCACGTGCGTTCGCCCTGGGCCGCGGCATCCCGGTCGTTCCCGTGCGAAGCCACGACGCGGCGGCCCTCGCGGTGCTGCTGGCCGACCCGTTCGCCGACGTCCCCCGGTTCGCGGTCGTCACCGACGCGCGCCGGCGCGAGTTCGCCTTCACCGTCTACGAGGGGATCGACGACGACGGCCTCCCGGTGCGCGTCACCGAGGAATCCCTCGTGAAGCGCGACGACATCGACGCCGCGCTCGCCGAGCACGGGGCCGAGCGGCGCGACACGACCGCGATCCCGGGAGCGATGGTCGCCCTGGTCGCAGCCCGCGCCGTCGCCGCCGCTCGCATCGAGGACATCGGCGAGCCGCTGTACCTGCGGGCCCCCGACGTCACGATGCCCGGCCCGCGGAAGAAGGTCGGCCAGTGA
- the tsaE gene encoding tRNA (adenosine(37)-N6)-threonylcarbamoyltransferase complex ATPase subunit type 1 TsaE, with protein MTGIEQFEGRREIASPEDMEALGRDLGAVLRAGDLIVLTGPLGAGKTTLTRGIGEGLGIRGPVQSPTFVIARTHPSEVGGPPLVHVDAYRLGSPAELDDLGLDPDNAVTIVEWGRGMVDGLVDTWWELEIERGWSGTGVDNACGTTGHYAAELEDAAPRIVTVTRRP; from the coding sequence ATGACCGGCATCGAGCAGTTCGAGGGGCGCCGCGAGATCGCCTCCCCCGAGGACATGGAAGCACTCGGCCGCGACCTCGGCGCCGTGCTGCGCGCCGGCGACCTGATCGTCCTGACCGGTCCGCTCGGCGCGGGCAAGACGACCCTGACCCGCGGGATCGGCGAGGGCCTCGGCATCCGCGGTCCCGTGCAGAGCCCCACGTTCGTCATCGCCCGCACGCACCCGTCCGAGGTCGGCGGCCCGCCGCTCGTTCACGTCGACGCTTACCGACTCGGCTCGCCGGCCGAGCTGGACGACCTCGGTCTCGACCCCGACAATGCCGTCACGATCGTCGAGTGGGGGCGGGGCATGGTCGACGGTCTCGTCGACACCTGGTGGGAGCTCGAGATCGAGCGCGGCTGGAGCGGCACCGGCGTCGACAACGCCTGCGGCACCACCGGTCACTACGCCGCCGAGCTCGAAGACGCCGCCCCCCGCATCGTCACCGTCACCCGGCGACCCTGA
- the alr gene encoding alanine racemase: MPEGVAREAVIDVGAIEHNVRHLARLTASEVIAVVKADGYGHGAERSGRAALAGGAARLAVADIPEALQLRDAGIDAPVLAWLHAPGVDFADAAAAHIELGVSSLEQLRAAARAGSVDRPVIVQLKVETGLSRNGVAPADYGRVFAEAAEFEREGVIRVLGIFSHLSNTSPDDDRTALSRFTVAQAAAESAGLRPPLRHIAASHAAIGLPEARLGCVRLGVAIYGLSPFDDRSSADLGLRPAMTLRAAVAAVRRVPAGQGVSYGYLHRTERESTLALISIGYADGVPRAASGSGPVSINGRTFPVAGRIAMDQFVVDVGDEPVAVGDEAVLFGDPATGVPAATDWAEAASTINYEIVTRIGPRVPRREVRS, from the coding sequence ATGCCGGAGGGCGTCGCTCGTGAGGCGGTCATCGACGTCGGCGCCATCGAGCACAACGTCCGCCACCTCGCGCGTCTGACGGCGTCCGAGGTCATCGCCGTGGTCAAGGCCGACGGCTACGGACACGGCGCGGAGCGCTCCGGGCGCGCGGCGCTCGCCGGGGGAGCGGCCCGTCTGGCGGTGGCCGACATCCCCGAGGCCCTCCAACTGCGGGATGCCGGCATCGACGCGCCCGTGCTCGCCTGGCTGCACGCGCCGGGCGTCGATTTCGCCGACGCCGCTGCCGCCCACATCGAGCTCGGTGTTTCGAGTCTCGAGCAGCTCCGCGCCGCCGCTCGCGCCGGGTCCGTGGACCGGCCGGTGATCGTGCAGCTCAAGGTCGAGACTGGCCTCAGCCGCAACGGCGTCGCACCGGCCGATTACGGCCGTGTATTCGCGGAGGCGGCCGAGTTCGAGCGAGAGGGCGTCATCCGGGTCCTCGGCATCTTCAGTCACCTCTCCAACACCTCGCCGGACGACGACCGCACCGCGCTCTCGCGCTTCACGGTCGCGCAGGCCGCCGCCGAGTCCGCCGGTCTCCGCCCACCGCTCCGGCACATCGCCGCCTCCCACGCCGCGATCGGCCTCCCGGAGGCCCGCCTCGGCTGCGTCCGTCTCGGCGTCGCGATCTACGGTCTGTCGCCCTTCGACGACCGTTCCTCGGCAGACCTCGGACTTCGCCCCGCCATGACCCTCCGAGCCGCGGTCGCCGCCGTCCGCCGCGTGCCCGCGGGGCAGGGTGTGTCCTACGGGTACCTGCACCGCACCGAGCGGGAGTCGACACTCGCCCTCATCTCGATCGGCTACGCCGACGGGGTGCCGCGCGCGGCATCCGGTTCCGGTCCCGTCTCCATCAACGGCCGCACCTTCCCCGTCGCGGGACGTATCGCGATGGACCAGTTCGTCGTCGACGTCGGCGACGAGCCGGTCGCAGTCGGCGACGAAGCCGTGCTGTTCGGCGACCCCGCGACGGGCGTGCCCGCGGCGACCGACTGGGCCGAGGCCGCCAGCACCATCAACTACGAGATCGTCACGCGCATCGGCCCGCGCGTGCCGCGACGAGAGGTGCGGTCATGA
- a CDS encoding holo-ACP synthase, with translation MIIGIGVDLVDIPRFESSIARTPKLMERLFTASEQTLKPRSLAARYAAKEALIKALGGSDGVHWTDIEVASEPSGRPVFALSGETAATVAGRGITTVHLSLSHDAGLATAYVIAEAHA, from the coding sequence ATGATCATCGGAATCGGTGTCGACCTCGTCGACATCCCGCGTTTCGAGAGCTCGATCGCGCGCACACCGAAGCTCATGGAACGGTTGTTCACGGCATCCGAGCAGACCCTCAAACCGCGCTCCCTCGCCGCGCGTTACGCCGCGAAGGAAGCGCTCATCAAGGCCCTGGGCGGATCCGACGGCGTCCACTGGACCGACATCGAGGTGGCCTCCGAGCCCTCGGGCCGCCCCGTCTTCGCGCTGTCGGGAGAGACGGCTGCCACCGTCGCCGGTCGCGGCATCACGACCGTCCACCTGTCGCTCTCGCACGACGCGGGACTCGCGACGGCCTACGTCATCGCCGAGGCGCACGCATGA
- a CDS encoding low molecular weight phosphatase family protein, with product MIQILTVCTGNICRSPLAALVLQQRLGELGVEATSAGVRARADDRMPREAAELALGHGVPADRVAAHGSRYLTEKLLQEPDLVLAMDRDHRRAIVELAPAKLRATFTIREFERLAAATSDEAIRAGATGADARERLRGALAVIGGQRGLVFPPADPTDDDVVDPYGRSRETYVRSDQQLSPGLDAVERVVRLAIG from the coding sequence GTGATCCAGATCCTCACCGTCTGCACGGGCAACATCTGCCGCTCGCCGCTGGCGGCGCTGGTGCTGCAGCAGCGTCTCGGCGAGCTCGGGGTCGAGGCCACGAGCGCAGGTGTCCGCGCCCGCGCCGATGATCGGATGCCGCGCGAAGCCGCCGAGCTCGCCCTCGGCCACGGCGTGCCCGCCGACCGCGTCGCCGCCCACGGCTCGCGGTACCTCACCGAGAAGCTCCTGCAGGAGCCGGATCTCGTGCTCGCGATGGATCGCGACCACCGCCGCGCCATCGTCGAGCTCGCGCCCGCGAAGCTGCGCGCGACGTTCACGATCCGCGAGTTCGAGCGGCTCGCCGCCGCGACCTCCGACGAGGCGATCCGTGCCGGTGCGACCGGTGCCGACGCGCGGGAGCGGCTGCGCGGTGCGCTCGCCGTGATCGGCGGACAGCGCGGCCTCGTCTTCCCGCCCGCAGATCCCACCGACGACGACGTCGTCGACCCCTACGGACGCTCCCGCGAGACCTACGTCCGCTCCGACCAGCAGCTCTCGCCGGGCCTCGACGCCGTCGAGCGCGTCGTCCGCCTCGCCATCGGCTGA
- a CDS encoding CPBP family intramembrane glutamic endopeptidase: MQDQLSDGHSSPTADTAAAPSGAEEGVRPHRGRRRRRTDWRLGGTAVRAWNGSVLIVALVALGAAIFTGSLVNLLWESPWAPLASTAVLWVGMIVPVAVAFRRGRPAGLLRFRPADLVYGLALGLGLRVIDGWVTDAASRPLPTADMTPSWLLTDAVPAGLVGPVLEEFLFRTVILIAVYSLLRRPAGRPAAAVAAILVSTATFILIHVVDGSLPLGESISVGAVGLVCATLVILTGRIWGAVLVHIVYNATMLLLIAAGAALSGGQ, from the coding sequence GTGCAGGATCAGCTTAGCGACGGCCACTCGTCCCCCACCGCGGACACTGCCGCTGCGCCGTCCGGGGCCGAGGAGGGCGTCCGGCCGCACCGCGGTCGACGTCGCCGGCGCACGGACTGGCGCTTGGGCGGCACGGCCGTTCGCGCGTGGAACGGCTCCGTCCTGATCGTCGCGCTCGTCGCTCTCGGTGCGGCGATCTTCACGGGATCGCTCGTGAACCTGCTGTGGGAGTCGCCCTGGGCTCCGCTGGCGTCGACCGCGGTGCTCTGGGTCGGCATGATCGTCCCCGTCGCCGTCGCGTTCCGTCGAGGGCGCCCCGCGGGGCTCCTCCGGTTCCGGCCTGCCGACCTGGTCTACGGTCTCGCGCTGGGACTGGGGCTCCGCGTCATCGACGGCTGGGTGACGGATGCCGCTTCTCGCCCTCTCCCCACGGCCGACATGACGCCGTCGTGGCTGCTGACGGATGCCGTCCCCGCCGGTCTCGTCGGCCCCGTGCTCGAGGAGTTCCTCTTTCGCACGGTGATCCTGATCGCGGTCTACTCGCTGCTCCGCCGACCCGCGGGTCGGCCCGCGGCGGCCGTTGCCGCCATCCTGGTGTCGACGGCGACGTTCATCCTCATCCACGTCGTCGACGGATCGCTGCCGCTCGGCGAGTCGATCTCGGTGGGCGCCGTCGGGCTCGTGTGCGCCACCCTCGTCATCCTCACGGGACGCATCTGGGGGGCGGTGCTGGTGCACATCGTCTACAACGCGACCATGCTCCTGCTGATCGCAGCGGGCGCGGCCCTCTCCGGCGGGCAGTGA
- a CDS encoding UDP-glucose/GDP-mannose dehydrogenase family protein, protein MRLSVIGCGYLGAVHAAAMASIGHEVVGIDVDERKIATLASGQAPFFEPGLSEILADGIASGRLSFTTDFAAAAGAAVHFVGVGTPQVKGGYAADLTYVNAAIDALLPHLSEGDLVAGKSTVPVGTAASLAPRVSDTGATLVWNPEFLREGFAVQDTIDPDRLVAGVPAGAEGERAADVLREVYHPSVAKGTPFIVTDYATAELVKVSANAFLATKISFINAMAEIAEVAGADVTMLADAIGHDARIGRRFLGAGIGFGGGCLPKDIRAFSARAEELGRGESVAFLREVDQINMRRRERAVELVVEGLGGNVHGKNVTVLGAAFKPHSDDIRDSPGLDVAVRLHELGANVSLTDPEAINNARRQHPQLTYVADRDEALRGADAVILVTEWDEYRRDLSPEHAASLAAGRIVVDGRNALDPVAWRAAGWTYYGMGRP, encoded by the coding sequence ATGCGACTTTCTGTCATCGGATGCGGCTACCTCGGCGCCGTGCATGCCGCCGCCATGGCCTCGATCGGCCACGAGGTGGTCGGAATCGACGTCGACGAGCGCAAGATCGCGACTCTCGCGTCGGGCCAGGCGCCGTTCTTCGAGCCCGGACTGTCCGAGATCCTCGCCGACGGGATCGCCTCGGGGCGACTGTCCTTCACCACCGACTTCGCCGCCGCGGCCGGCGCCGCAGTCCACTTCGTCGGTGTCGGCACGCCCCAGGTGAAGGGCGGCTACGCCGCGGATCTCACCTACGTCAACGCGGCCATCGACGCCCTCCTGCCCCACCTCTCCGAAGGCGACCTCGTCGCGGGCAAGTCGACCGTGCCGGTCGGCACCGCGGCATCCCTCGCCCCGCGCGTCAGCGACACCGGGGCGACCCTGGTGTGGAACCCCGAGTTCCTGCGCGAGGGCTTCGCCGTCCAGGACACGATCGACCCCGACCGTCTCGTCGCCGGCGTCCCCGCCGGGGCCGAGGGCGAGCGGGCGGCCGACGTGCTGCGCGAGGTGTACCACCCCTCGGTCGCGAAGGGCACGCCCTTCATCGTCACCGACTACGCGACCGCCGAGCTCGTCAAGGTGTCCGCCAACGCGTTCCTCGCGACCAAGATCAGCTTCATCAACGCCATGGCCGAGATCGCCGAGGTCGCCGGGGCCGACGTCACGATGCTCGCCGATGCGATCGGTCACGATGCCCGCATCGGCCGTCGCTTCCTCGGCGCGGGAATCGGCTTCGGCGGCGGATGCCTGCCGAAGGACATCCGCGCGTTCTCCGCTCGCGCCGAAGAGCTCGGCCGCGGCGAGTCGGTCGCGTTCCTCCGCGAGGTCGACCAGATCAACATGCGACGCCGCGAGCGTGCGGTGGAGCTCGTCGTCGAAGGGCTGGGCGGCAACGTCCACGGCAAGAACGTCACGGTTCTCGGTGCCGCGTTCAAGCCCCATTCCGACGACATCCGCGACTCTCCCGGCCTCGATGTCGCCGTGCGCCTGCACGAGCTCGGCGCCAACGTCTCGCTCACCGACCCCGAAGCGATCAACAACGCCCGTCGCCAGCACCCTCAGCTGACCTACGTCGCCGACCGGGATGAGGCGCTGCGTGGTGCCGACGCCGTCATCCTCGTCACCGAGTGGGACGAGTACCGCCGCGACCTCAGCCCAGAGCACGCCGCCAGCCTCGCCGCGGGCCGCATCGTCGTGGATGGGCGGAACGCGCTCGACCCCGTCGCGTGGCGCGCCGCCGGGTGGACCTACTACGGCATGGGCCGCCCCTGA
- the glmS gene encoding glutamine--fructose-6-phosphate transaminase (isomerizing): MCGIVGYVGPRDSQAILLSGLARLEYRGYDSAGIAVIDASGDLEMRKRAGKLQVLRDDLAAHPMVDGTTGIGHTRWATHGGPTDVNAHPHLADDGKLAVIHNGIIENFAELKDELLAGGYTFVSETDTEVAAVLLGREFAASHDLVAAFRAVVARLEGAFTLLAMHQDQPGLVVGARRNSPLVIGLGEGENFLGSDVAAFVEHTRNALAIGQDQIVAITPEGVEVTDFAGGAVEVEPFEVVWDASAAEKGGWSSFMAKEVSEEPEAVANTLRGRLHEGTVVIPELDGLDDLFAGIQRVIVIACGTAAYAGMVGKYALEQWTRVPVDVELAHEFRYRDPVIGPDTLVVSISQSGETMDTLMAVKYAREQGAKTLSICNTQGATIPRESDAIVYTHAGPEVAVASTKAFVAQITALYLLALHIGRVRGSLSAEVSRDAVAQLEAIPAGISRVLETEQEHIEQFARWMGDTQSVLFLGRHVGYPIALEGALKLKELAYIHAEGFAAGELKHGPIALIEPGQAVFVIVPSPRASSELHKKVVSNIQEIRARGARVIAIAEEGDAAVLPFADEVLRIPLAGPLFEPLLAVVPLHIFAMGLATAKGLDVDQPRNLAKSVTVE; this comes from the coding sequence ATGTGCGGAATCGTCGGATATGTGGGGCCTCGCGACAGTCAGGCCATCCTCCTCTCGGGCCTCGCCCGACTCGAGTACCGCGGTTACGACTCCGCCGGCATCGCGGTGATCGACGCGAGCGGCGACCTCGAGATGCGCAAGCGCGCCGGCAAGCTGCAGGTGCTGCGCGACGACCTCGCCGCGCATCCGATGGTCGACGGCACGACCGGCATCGGCCACACCCGCTGGGCCACCCACGGCGGGCCCACCGATGTCAACGCGCACCCCCACCTCGCCGACGACGGCAAGCTCGCCGTCATCCACAACGGCATCATCGAGAACTTCGCCGAGCTCAAGGATGAACTCCTCGCCGGGGGCTACACCTTCGTGAGTGAGACGGACACCGAGGTCGCCGCCGTCCTCCTCGGTCGGGAGTTCGCGGCATCCCACGACCTCGTGGCCGCGTTCCGCGCCGTCGTCGCCCGCCTCGAGGGTGCGTTCACGCTGCTCGCCATGCACCAGGATCAGCCCGGTCTCGTCGTCGGCGCTCGCCGCAACTCCCCGCTCGTGATCGGCCTCGGCGAGGGGGAGAACTTCCTCGGGTCCGACGTCGCCGCGTTCGTCGAGCACACCCGTAACGCCCTCGCGATCGGCCAGGACCAGATCGTCGCGATCACACCCGAGGGCGTCGAGGTCACCGACTTCGCCGGAGGCGCCGTCGAGGTCGAACCCTTCGAGGTGGTCTGGGATGCGTCCGCCGCCGAGAAGGGCGGCTGGTCGTCGTTCATGGCGAAGGAGGTCTCGGAAGAGCCCGAGGCCGTCGCGAACACGCTGCGCGGCAGGCTGCACGAGGGCACGGTCGTCATCCCCGAGCTCGACGGGCTCGACGACCTGTTCGCCGGCATCCAGCGCGTCATCGTCATCGCCTGCGGAACCGCCGCCTACGCCGGGATGGTCGGGAAGTACGCGCTCGAGCAGTGGACCCGAGTGCCGGTCGACGTCGAACTCGCCCATGAGTTCCGTTACCGCGATCCGGTGATCGGACCCGACACCCTCGTCGTGTCGATCTCGCAGTCCGGCGAAACGATGGACACGCTCATGGCGGTCAAGTACGCCCGCGAGCAGGGGGCGAAGACGCTGTCGATCTGCAACACGCAGGGCGCGACGATCCCGCGCGAGTCCGACGCGATCGTCTACACCCACGCCGGCCCCGAGGTCGCGGTCGCCTCGACCAAGGCCTTCGTCGCGCAGATCACCGCCCTCTACCTCCTGGCCCTCCACATCGGTCGCGTCCGCGGCTCGCTCTCGGCGGAGGTCTCCCGCGACGCCGTCGCACAGCTCGAAGCGATCCCCGCGGGCATCTCCCGGGTGCTGGAGACCGAGCAGGAGCACATCGAGCAGTTCGCCCGGTGGATGGGGGACACCCAGTCGGTGCTGTTCCTCGGACGCCACGTGGGATACCCGATCGCCCTCGAGGGCGCGCTCAAGCTCAAGGAGCTCGCCTACATCCACGCCGAGGGTTTCGCGGCCGGGGAACTGAAGCACGGTCCCATCGCGCTCATCGAGCCCGGTCAGGCGGTTTTCGTGATCGTCCCGTCCCCCCGCGCCTCGAGCGAACTGCACAAGAAGGTCGTCTCCAACATCCAGGAGATCCGCGCCCGCGGCGCCCGCGTCATCGCGATCGCCGAAGAAGGGGATGCCGCCGTCCTCCCCTTCGCCGACGAAGTGCTGCGCATCCCGCTGGCGGGACCGCTCTTCGAGCCGCTCCTGGCCGTCGTGCCGCTCCACATCTTCGCCATGGGCCTCGCCACGGCGAAGGGTCTCGACGTGGATCAGCCCCGCAACCTCGCGAAGTCCGTCACGGTCGAGTGA
- a CDS encoding CAP domain-containing protein, whose amino-acid sequence MSASPRARRRSALALTAALALTFAVVPAGAASAAVSTSCTGTSQSAAQSRILADVNAARKAKGKKALTLSSAMSKAAVAWSGKQAAANRMSHNPRYASQIPSGWTRAGENVAFGYTPKKVTPAWMASTGHRANILGSYNRIGIGVACSSKGLPFYTQVFGNYPG is encoded by the coding sequence ATGTCCGCATCCCCCCGCGCCCGACGACGCTCGGCGCTCGCCCTCACCGCCGCGCTCGCTCTGACCTTCGCCGTCGTCCCCGCCGGCGCGGCATCGGCTGCCGTGTCGACCTCGTGCACCGGCACGAGCCAGTCCGCCGCGCAGAGCCGCATCCTCGCCGACGTGAACGCGGCGCGGAAGGCGAAGGGCAAGAAGGCGCTGACGCTGAGCTCGGCGATGTCGAAGGCCGCCGTGGCGTGGTCGGGCAAGCAGGCCGCCGCGAACCGCATGAGCCACAACCCCCGGTACGCGTCGCAGATCCCCTCCGGGTGGACGCGCGCGGGCGAGAACGTCGCCTTCGGGTACACGCCGAAGAAGGTCACCCCCGCGTGGATGGCGTCGACGGGCCACCGCGCCAACATCCTCGGGTCGTACAACCGCATCGGCATCGGTGTCGCCTGCTCGTCGAAGGGGCTGCCGTTCTACACGCAGGTCTTCGGGAACTACCCGGGGTGA
- a CDS encoding VanZ family protein: MSDAAPPPPPPPRRIPPRPALPAPAPRRRASVPALVLTGYVAVLALIAFWPTPVDADVAPLIDALSRRLPAITRPRVEFAANVALFVPFGVLLPMILRGARELVLPIAVVATVTIECTQALMLSHRVPSVLDIVANVTGACVGMLGLALWRRVRRS; encoded by the coding sequence ATGTCCGACGCCGCCCCACCGCCACCGCCACCGCCGAGGCGGATCCCGCCGCGGCCGGCGCTCCCGGCGCCCGCGCCGCGACGACGGGCATCCGTTCCCGCCCTGGTGCTCACCGGCTACGTCGCGGTCCTCGCGCTCATCGCGTTCTGGCCGACTCCGGTCGATGCCGACGTGGCTCCGTTGATCGATGCGCTGTCGCGTCGGCTCCCCGCGATCACGCGTCCGCGGGTGGAGTTCGCCGCGAATGTGGCCCTGTTCGTGCCGTTCGGCGTGCTCCTGCCGATGATCCTCCGCGGCGCACGCGAACTGGTGCTGCCGATCGCCGTCGTCGCGACCGTGACGATCGAGTGCACGCAGGCGCTGATGCTCAGCCACCGCGTGCCGAGCGTGCTCGACATCGTCGCCAACGTCACCGGCGCCTGCGTCGGGATGCTGGGCCTCGCCCTGTGGCGACGCGTTCGCCGCTCCTGA